The window cttGGGAGGGtaccagttgaaattgacacccctcgaaaaccattgaatatcaatttcaactggtACCCTCCCaagcaggcactatttattttattatactgaatgtctttattttatagcaaattttactgcttttatatagaaaagacGTGagttctacggcgaaccgtacgcgcataatatacgcgcatgtaacaattcgttctATCGGCttgttgccaagtgtgttgctaacgccgAGGGTATTAGAATGAATtgtcaactgcgtctaaaccaatcagattttagtatttaacatgaaagtataataattacTATTATTCTATAAAACTTATACCTATGTGTCTCCtcaaagataaataataattagtattgttttataaaacttaTCCCTATGTGTCTCCTCAATGAATAATGTTCATGGAATTAACCTTGATTGATTTTTATGGTTAGATGGTTATGATTTTGCTATAAACTGCATAGGTGGAAAAGGAAGAAAATCGGCTTAAAAAAATGACTTAAATGTAAACTATGAATAATCAGCAGGTGAATTATGTGttgtattcaaaacaaaaagCATATATTAGTCATATACTGTATTGATTTTCCTTGCTTAATTAATAGAATGTCATATTCATTATGAGAAAGAGAATCACGGTATGAACTTTGTACATGTTTCAATGGggttacatgtaatgttaaccTTGCAAGTTGATATGTTTGTTGATCACTGCCTCAGCCAGATTTCTAAGCCATGATAGCTGCTCCTCATTTGAATACATTGATAAAATGTTGGGGTTCCACTGTTGAGGAGATCCATTTAGGTCATTCAGTCCCATAAcatccattgtggccccaagtATAAATGCATCCAAAGCATCCTCCACAAAAGCATAATGAGCTCTATGAAAATTTTATGGATTATATGGAtgtataactacatgtacaattttcagtacacacccccccccccccccaaaaaaaacccccaaaaataaacacacaaaaaacaaacaaaaccaaaacaGACTGACAATAAAATATCTGTGTTTATCTCCTTAAGTTAGGAAAATTAAACCAATTAATAGACATACCTGTATGCTTCAACAACTTTATCTTTTCCAGTAACATCCACTCTGTGAATGACATTTCGAAGTTGATAGAGTGTTCCTTGTTCAAATGCAGAGGATGGTTTGTAGAACTCCTGGTATATAAACTAGTCAAGAAAATACAAGAGCaattattgatacatgtatcagattaataaaatgaattgcaaaaatattaaataatatccccgatatacatgtactgactactgatatgaaatatatatattaacaaagtATGCCTTTTTAGAAAACATAATTCATcagatttttactttttatgattGATGTgccatagaaaaaaaaatagttgattCTTTTGAAGTAAATTTGACAATTCAAACATTACAAATTCTTTCACTTCAACTGTTAGTAGGCTTTAATTTGTGAACAATATGCAATGTTagttaaatttcaaatttcatgcaAACAAACCTGAAGCATCATACTAAGGCATTGCATAACACTTGGGAAATTGTATATAATGGATTAAAGTAaagtgtttaataaaaaaagtgGTGGCTAAACTACCAGCATCCATTTTCAATACCTATGCATTTTGACTGTGGAATCACTTATATGTGTgggggttattttttttttaattcattgtattttttatattaaacttgAGGCTCATAGAATTTTTActatcttgtttaaaaatgaataataaattcatttatcaaGGATGTAAATTCACAGGTGAGTATCCAAAAATCTTGAAAtcacaaataataataattctaCAGTAATTCATCTaacttgtaataaaataatgataatggaACACTTACAAGAGTAACAAACACAAGCAGAAACCATCCAAATAACCAACAACTCCAAAACAGGAACTGAACCAATTCTTAGAACAGGAACAGAATATCAACCAAGGGGAATACCAGCAAAAAGTTCATCATTCTGTGAAGGCCCTCTGGTCTGTGAATAAGTCCTCCCAGTTTGTAATAATCTGTTTCACAGTTCTGCATTGCGAGTTGTGCTGTGTATGCTCGCTCATTAGTAAGCACATCACCACCAAATACTTTCCTTTCTAAAACTTCTGCTTTTTCCCCAAGAGTATGTGCTATATACTTCTGATGAATGTGCTCCAATATGCTAATTATGTCATCatgcaaattttcatttttgtcaagcAAATCAAGTATGAAATGAGTTGACTTTTTTGAGGTTTCCTCCATGAAAGGATGATCGATGTGTTTTGGAACACAATGAGCAAAAGACTTTAAGCATTTAACATGTCTTGTGATAACCTTCTGTATATGATGGTTCAtgtttctttccaaaatattgATGTCTTGGGCATTGGGTAAAAATGAATGGTTTGGTAGTGATAAAATGTCATGCTTGGGTTTATCATCCAGCATAGTTGAATCTAGCTCTCTTCGTTGTAAACCAACTAAGATAAACCAGTGAAAACTTTTcctttgattttcttttgtcATAGAAGAAGTCGATTTAAGAATGTCCAAATTGTCACCAATTATATCGAACGGGGGCTGAATTTCAGATTCTTTTAACTGACTTTCAATTCGAGAAATGTACTTCTCCCCATAACATTTTGTGGACTTGTCATTTGACTGGGCAACACAACTACTTGGATCTACCTCAAAGCTTGAGCACATGGACACAGCAGGACATTGTACCAACCCAACTTTAGTGAATATATTAAGTGGCAGAAGATGGCAAGCTTGTGGGAcggtagatgtacatgtatagttgcATGAATCTGTTGTGTAGCATGACATATTTGACTTAGCAGTGGCTGTGTCACTGACGTAGGCAGTTGAAAAGTTCATGTCAAAGTATGAGTGCATTGTCACTCTAGAACATATACCTTGCTGACTGGAGTCTGTGAAATAACTGGAACTATCAGTCACATCTTGTTCATGGAGTGCAGATACCATTTCTTTGGTTTTCTTCTTGTTGCACTGAAGACTTGATTGATGCACCTGACATAGAATTGTGTTCTCTATCTTCTTCTTCTGAATGTCAATCAGTGAAACATGCTTCTTGTGAGTAGCTGAACAGCCCACAGAAAATCCAAGGCATCTAAGCAAATCTATTGTctaatatgaaatgaaatgtagATCATGTAATACATACTTATGTGCAATCACACATTAACACAAATCTAAATCTTAATTGTAATTTGATAAGGAAAACAATGGCaagtgaaatgtttaaaatcataatgAATTTACATCAGTCTGAACATTAAATTGTTATCATACTGTCCAAATCtaatatgtttcaaaatataaaacctACGAGGTAGGGTGATACAATcaacaataaacaaacaaataaattacttCGAGTAAATTAGCTGTTTAAATGATGATTACAGTGAGTAATGAATATCCTAAATATAATCCTTGTGTCCTGAatattttgagtatttttttcaaagattgcattaattttagatgaaaaaagtaaaactggAAATGATTATTGTAAAAAATGAGTTTGTTTAGGGATTGAATTTTTAAGTCCTTAACCTTAGAATGAAGGTGATACTAGTGAGAATAATTGAATAAATGCACATACTTCATCAGTGGCTCCACCATGGTCTAATAACTGACCTACAGCATGGTGAATAAGTGACATATTTTGGTTTCTGTGGTGCAAAATAACTGCTGCTGAAGATACCAAAGCTACAGGCTTGGTAGTGTTCATAGTATCCTCCAGTATCTGGGAGAAGGCTGGAGCTTTCTCTTTCAGTTCATTTGcaatttttagaaaatcaattgaaattATGTCCTCAGAGGTATTGCCCCTCAAAATTGAAGGATCATTTTTACCACAAAGAAGTTTACATTCTTCTTTCACACACTTTGAAAGAACTTTCACTGCCTtctctttaaagtttttaactttCACCAGTTTATTAAGAATGACCTCTGGTTTATTGCCTCTGACAATTCCCACCATCACACTATACAGTcctttctctcttattatttttgTCCGAACTTTTCTGTCATTTTGTCCTCTGTATGATATCTATAAgttaatttcaatataataattataatacatgtatattgtttgatATAATCTAAACTTGTGATTCTTTAACTATAACTACTAAAAGCTGATATATATGAACCATTCATGAGTACCTTGGCTTTCATTGGGGAGAACAGCAATTGTTGAGGCCGCTTTCTGGAGGAAGCTGAAGTTTCCATCCGCAACACTGTTTTCCTGGGTGTTCCAAGAATATGCACCTTGGATTTGCGTGGGGTTGGAGTGTGGAGAATTGTCCTTTTGGTGCggttaatacattttgtaggGGTGACAGTATTTTCGTTGGGACATGTAACCACACGCGAGGAAATTCCAACTGAAGCCTTCGTTGATACGGACGTCTCTATTGCCCTCGACGATAGtttatttacagtatttttGTTCCGTAATTCTTGTAATATGGAAGCTTTTTCCACAGCTAATGCGTTTAACTTATTTTCAACGTCAAAGTCAATTTTCTCTAATTTGTTCAATTTGTTGAAACATACATAACACAAATAATGGGAATGTCCGTCATTTTGACTCGGGCTGTAATTCAGAACTTCTGTCAGTTGTTTTAAAACCTTAAATGATGATGAAAAGATTAATCGCCGGTATTTTAATGGTACCGGACCCCAACACAGTCGGCACATGCCTCCACTTACGGAGGCAGCCATTACTGTTTTTGCATGACGTATTTGATTATGAGAGATATCTTTTCATTGGATCCAAGCTTTACCCTTGGAACCAATGAAAATTAGCCACAGTTTTTATCGCTAAATCTGTCAAGGGTTTGTGAGGAGAGGtacggatcagaaacccttgacttgggaagatgatgTCTGGTATACAGAACCATCTTCCTTTACGTCCAGCCCTGTGTACATTTCTGTTTGATCAGTATGCTGAATATTTTCATTCGAATAAATTGGCGTTGTGTCGATGTCACCAGATATTCGTCTACAGCTACAAAAGCAACGGAATGCATTTTATTGCATATTCCAAAAAACTATACACATTTTTTGCATGTCTTAAACTAGATTCTGTTGttcatagtaaaaaaaataagttcatCTAAAAAAAGGAAATGGGCAAAAATGATACCATGATGCCGTATTTAAATGATTGTTTATgaacaaaaatctttttttttttcaaaatggaattAAACTCTTAGTACATCTACTTGGATAACAGGAATTGACACGTTTTACTctcatttgatttttatcataGAACTTACTTTCTAAACAACAGGATAGACAATATCACGTTGGCTAATAAAGAGACACCAGCAATGGTACCTAGTGCAGCGATTACTTCTTCTTTGTTATCTGATTTTGTCATTTGTGTGACAAATGGTATGACTGTTGACACATTTTCAGTCGAGGTTATCTTTTCGGTCAATGTGGTTATTTCCAGAGTCGGTGTTGTCGTTTCTACATGTGTTGATGCTAATGTCTTTGTTGGTGTGGTTATTTTCTGAGTTAATGAGGTGATTTCTTTGGTCGTAAATGTTGTTTTATCTCTTTTTGATATCAATGTTTGACTTGTTAGTGGCCCCATCGAAGTAGACGTAATTTTCTCAGTAGATGATGTTGGCGTTTTAGCCGTTGATGTTAGTTTTTCAGTTGTTGATGTCGTTGTTTCAGGTAACACCGTGGTCGATGTGGTAATTTTTTCAGTAGATGTTGTTGGCGTTTCAGTCTTTGATGATAGTTTTTCTTTTGTGAATGTCGTTGATAGCAATGATGTTGGAGTCAGAGAAGTTTTGTCTGTAGTTGACATTTCCTCAGTGGATGAAGTTGTTGTTTCTGATAATGTGATTATTCTCTCAGCTGTTGTTGATCCTGATGAATACAACGTGCTCTGTGTTGTTGCTGCTTGCAGGTCTGTTCATATGTTGTCATCAAGAAAGAGTAAAAAAACCAAACGGATGTACTACGCACAGCAATAAAACtaaataaacaatatcatttCGTTAAGTATGATTGGTTTTCATCTTTGAAGGATATCTATGTAAACATTATTGACATATTGTTTCTATCAAAATATCGATTCATATAACTCTTGATTTGTTTCATATTGGTCTTTTTGTTGTGCATTCCATATTTCTAAATCATTAAAGAAAAGTATTTTTACACtatcaattattattatattttattaatctaTGTTTGCAGTAATAAGTTTAACTTTTACACGCGTAATAAGTCATG is drawn from Crassostrea angulata isolate pt1a10 chromosome 5, ASM2561291v2, whole genome shotgun sequence and contains these coding sequences:
- the LOC128185347 gene encoding uncharacterized protein LOC128185347, which translates into the protein MAASVSGGMCRLCWGPVPLKYRRLIFSSSFKVLKQLTEVLNYSPSQNDGHSHYLCYVCFNKLNKLEKIDFDVENKLNALAVEKASILQELRNKNTVNKLSSRAIETSVSTKASVGISSRVVTCPNENTVTPTKCINRTKRTILHTPTPRKSKVHILGTPRKTVLRMETSASSRKRPQQLLFSPMKAKISYRGQNDRKVRTKIIREKGLYSVMVGIVRGNKPEVILNKLVKVKNFKEKAVKVLSKCVKEECKLLCGKNDPSILRGNTSEDIISIDFLKIANELKEKAPAFSQILEDTMNTTKPVALVSSAAVILHHRNQNMSLIHHAVGQLLDHGGATDETIDLLRCLGFSVGCSATHKKHVSLIDIQKKKIENTILCQVHQSSLQCNKKKTKE
- the LOC128185348 gene encoding uncharacterized protein LOC128185348, with amino-acid sequence MEICVTFAIFYMGMFYVHDLQAATTQSTLYSSGSTTAERIITLSETTTSSTEEMSTTDKTSLTPTSLLSTTFTKEKLSSKTETPTTSTEKITTSTTVLPETTTSTTEKLTSTAKTPTTLTEKITSTENVSTVIPFVTQMTKSDNKEEVIAALGTIAGVSLLANVILSILLFRNCRRISGDIDTTPIYSNENIQHTDQTEMYTGLDVKEDGSVYQTSSSQVKGF